The following DNA comes from Candidatus Auribacterota bacterium.
TCGATCTCAGAAACTTCTCGTCCCAAAACACATCAAATGCCCCTGCTGCAACGCCCCACATCGCTACCTCTACTACAACGATGGCACTCGTCGTTCTCAAATCCGTTGCAAAGTCTGTTACACCCTCTCACAAATTGGCAAACACAAACGGCAACCCAAAACAGCCTTCTGGTGCCCCTACTGTCACAATGCGCTCTACCTCTGGAAACAAAAACCTCTCTTTACCATCTATAAGTGCTGCAACGATAACTGCCCCCGCTATCTCGAGAACCTCAACAAGCTCAACCCAAGCGAGAAAAAAGAACGTAGAAAGCGCGTATCTCAGTTTAAACTCTGCTACCAATACCGCGTCTATCACTTCAAAGATCAACAACTCGCTCCCTCTTCACCTATGCAACCGACAGTCGATTTAAGCCGCATCCATGCCCATCCCAGCCTCGTCGGCCTTATCCTTACCTTCCACATATCCTTTGCTCTCTCCGCCCGCAAAACCGCGCTCATGCTCAGACAGGTGTTCAATATCCGCATCTCTTATCAGACCGTCCTCAACTACTCCGAAGCCGCAGCCTATTGGTGCCACCGCTTCAATCGCAACTTCAAAGGCTCTATTGATACGATAGCTGCCATTGATGAAACATACATCAAGGTCGCGGGCAAATGGGCATTTACCTTCCTGGCTGTCGCCATCCGCTCACTTAAAATTATTGCCTATCATGTCGCGCATGATCGCTCTGTTCTTCCCGCCGTCTGCGCCCTTAAAGAAGCCATCAGAACCGCTCACCCCATGCAATCTCTTACTCTCGTCAGCGATGGCAACCCTTCTTATGGCGATGCCACCCATTTCGTCAACTCCTCCAAAAACGGCCACCCTCTCAAACACCGCAAGGTAATCGGCCTGCAAAACCTTGATCAGGAGTCAGAAACCTATCGCCCTTTCAAACAAATAATCGAACGCCTCATGCGTACTTACAAGTCCCATACCCGCTCAGCGTGTGGCTTTGACTCATTCTACGGCGCCATAATCCTCACCACTCTCGTCGTTACTCACTATAACTTCTTAAGACCGCACAGCAGCCTAGGCTACAAAACACCTATCGTCATCGATGATCTTCAGTCTATACCCACCATCCAGGATCAGTGGTGTAAGATCATCGACATATCGATGAAGCTTGCTGCGTAGCTGATCCTCTTGTCAAAGAGCTTTACTCAACCTCAGGATAACTCTGCCTCTTACCTGCTTATTACCGCTCTCGTCCCGTACTTATCGCCTCGCAAAACCTCTGTTCCCCATACCTCCGCTATCGCTTACCCCTATATCTCGTCACTTCCTAACCTTTCATAGAACTTTTGACACTACCTTGTTCACCGTTTAAAACCGCTTATGTAAAAGAGCGGGGAGTATTCTTATCCTTTCTTACCCTTCCTCCTGCCTCCTTTCTTCCCAGGCTTTTTAACTGCATCTTCAACTGT
Coding sequences within:
- a CDS encoding DDE-type integrase/transposase/recombinase; translated protein: MQPTVDLSRIHAHPSLVGLILTFHISFALSARKTALMLRQVFNIRISYQTVLNYSEAAAYWCHRFNRNFKGSIDTIAAIDETYIKVAGKWAFTFLAVAIRSLKIIAYHVAHDRSVLPAVCALKEAIRTAHPMQSLTLVSDGNPSYGDATHFVNSSKNGHPLKHRKVIGLQNLDQESETYRPFKQIIERLMRTYKSHTRSACGFDSFYGAIILTTLVVTHYNFLRPHSSLGYKTPIVIDDLQSIPTIQDQWCKIIDISMKLAA